A stretch of Eschrichtius robustus isolate mEscRob2 chromosome 6, mEscRob2.pri, whole genome shotgun sequence DNA encodes these proteins:
- the ITGB2 gene encoding integrin beta-2, with product MLRQRPLLLPLVGLLALRSVLSQECTKYKVSTCRDCIESGPGCAWCQKLNFTGQGEPDSTRCDTREQLLSKGCPTDDIMDPRSHATTQEDQVGGQKQLSPQKVTLYLRPGQAAAFNVTFQRAKGYPIDLYYLMDLSYSMLDDLINVKKLGGDLLRALNEITESGRIGFGSFVDKTVLPFVNTHPEKLRNPCPNKEKECQAPFAFRHVLKLTDNSNQFQTEVGKQLISGNLDAPEGGLDAMMQVAACSEEIGWRNVTRLLVFATDDGFHFAGDGKLGAILTPNDGRCHLEDNMYKSSNEFDYPSVGQLAHKLAESNIQPIFAVTKRMVKTYEKLTEIIPKSAVGELSDDSSNVVQLIKKAYNKLSSRVFLDHNTLPDTLKVTYDSFCSNGVSKVDQPRGDCDGVQINVPITFQVKVTATECIQEQSFVIRALGFTDTVTVRVLPQCKCRCRDASRDHSLCGGRGSMECGVCRCDAGYMGKNCECQTQGRSSQELEGSCRKDNSSIICSGLGDCICGQCVCHTSDVPNKKIYGQFCECDNVNCERYDGQVCGGEKRGLCFCGTCRCQNGHEGSACQCLKSTKGCLNLDGVECSGRGRCRCNVCQCDPGYQPPLCLECPGCPAPCARYANCAECLKFDQGPFAKNCSAACGETKLLPKPLPGRTCKERDSEGCWMTYTLLQREGRDRYDVHVNDTRECMKGPNVAAIVGSTVAGVVLVGILLLGIWKVLTHVSDLREYKRFEKEKLKSQWNNDNPLFKSATTTVMNPKFAES from the exons ATGCTGCGCCAGCGCCCCCTGCTGCTGCCCCTGGTGGGCCTGCTTGCCCTCCGGTCCG tcctctcccaggAGTGCACCAAGTACAAGGTCAGCACCTGCCGGGACTGCATCGAGTCAGGGCCCGGCTGCGCCTGGTGCCAGAAGCTG AACTTCACGGGGCAGGGGGAGCCTGACTCCACTCGCTGTGACACGCGGGAGCAGCTGCTGTCAAAGGGCTGCCCGACGGATGACATCATGGACCCCAGGAGCCACGCCACGACCCAGGAGGACCAGGTGGGGGGCCAGAAGCAGCTGTCCCCGCAGAAAGTGACGCTCTACCTGAGACCAG GTCAGGCGGCTGCGTTCAACGTGACCTTCCAGCGGGCCAAGGGCTACCCCATCGACCTGTACTACCTGATGGACCTCTCCTACTCCATGCTCGACGACCTCATCAACGTCAAGAAGCTGGGGGGCGACCTGCTCCGGGCCCTCAACGAGATCACCGAGTCCGGCCGCATCG GCTTCGGCTCCTTCGTGGACAAGACGGTGCTCCCCTTCGTCAACACGCACCCCGAGAAGCTGCGGAACCCGTGCCCCAACAAGGAGAAGGAGTGCCAGGCCCCGTTCGCCTTTAGGCACGTGCTGAAACTCACCGACAACTCCAACCAGTTCCAGACAGAGGTCGGGAAGCAGCTGATCTCGGGAAACCTGGACGCCCCCGAGGGCGGGCTGGACGCCATGATGCAGGTCGCCGCGTGCTCG GAGGAAATCGGCTGGCGCAACGTCACCAGGCTGCTGGTGTTTGCCACAGATGATGGCTTCCACTTTGCGGGAGACGGGAAGTTGGGTGCCATCCTGACTCCCAACGATGGCCGCTGCCACCTGGAGGACAACATGTACAAAAGCAGCAACGAATTC GACTACCCGTCGGTGGGCCAGCTGGCGCACAAACTGGCAGAAAGCAACATCCAGCCCATCTTTGCTGTAACCAAGAGAATGGTGAAAACGTACGAG AAGCTCACGGAGATCATCCCCAAGTCTGCAGTCGGGGAGCTGTCAGACGATTCCAGCAACGTAGTCCAGCTTATTAAGAAAGCCTACAAC AAACTGTCCTCCAGAGTCTTTCTGGATCACAACACCCTCCCTGACACCCTGAAAGTCACCTACGACTCCTTCTGCAGTAACGGGGTATCGAAGGTGGACCAGCCCAGAGGGGACTGCGACGGCGTCCAGATCAACGTGCCG ATCACCTTCCAGGTGAAGGTCACAGCTACAGAGTGCATCCAGGAGCAGTCATTCGTCATCCGGGCGCTGGGCTTCACAGACACGGTGACTGTGCGGGTCCTCCCCCAGTGCAAGTGCCGCTGCCGGGACGCGAGCCGGGACCACAGCCTCTGCGGCGGCAGGGGCTCCATGGAGTGCGGAGTCTGCAG GTGCGACGCCGGCTACATGGGGAAGAACTGCGAGTGCCAGACGCAGGGCCGGAGCAGCCAGGAGCTGGAGGGAAGCTGCCGGAAGGACAACAGCTCCATCATCTGCTCGGGGCTGGGGGACTGCATCTGCGGGCAGTGCGTGTGCCACACGAGCGATGTGCCCAACAAGAAGATCTACGGCCAGTTCTGCGAGTGTGACAACGTCAACTGCGAGCGCTACGACGGCCAAGTCTGCGGGGGCGAGA AGCGAGGGCTCTGCTTCTGCGGCACCTGCAGGTGCCAGAACGGCCACGAGGGCTCGGCGTGCCAGTGCCTCAAGTCTACGAAGGGCTGCCTCAACCTGGATGGCGTCGAGTGCAGCGGCCGCGGCCGGTGCCGCTGCAACGTGTGCCAGTGCGACCCCGGCTACCAGCCACCCCTGTGCCTCGAGTGCCCGGGCTGCCCCGCGCCCTGCGCCCGCTACGC CAACTGCGCCGAGTGTCTGAAGTTCGACCAGGGCCCCTTCGCCAAGAACTGCAGCGCGGCGTGCGGGGAGACGAAGCTGCTGCCCAAGCCACTGCCCGGCCGCACGTGCAAGGAGCGCGACTCCGAGGGCTGCTGGATGACCTACACCCTGTTGCAGCGCGAGGGGCGGGACAGATACGACGTGCACGTGAACGACACGCGCG AGTGCATGAAGGGCCCCAACGTCGCCGCCATCGTGGGGAGCACCGTGGCAGGAGTCGTGCTCGTCGGCATCCTCCTGCTGGGCATCTGGAAGGTCCTGACCCATGTAAGTGACCTCAGGGAGTACAAGCGCTTCGAGAAGGAGAAGCTCAAGTCCCAGTGGAATAAC GATAACCCCCTTTTCAAGAGCGCCACCACGACAGTCATGAACCCTAAGTTTGCTGAGAGTTAG